A stretch of the Blastocatellia bacterium genome encodes the following:
- a CDS encoding chromate transporter → MTLRPVLITATFVGYYVAGFLGAIISTIAVFLPSLLITIIIGHPLERFRTNPQVQAFLSSCYSYCCRNDRALLLILPKQALLLK, encoded by the coding sequence ATGACCCTTAGGCCAGTTTTAATCACAGCTACTTTTGTTGGCTATTATGTAGCAGGTTTTTTAGGTGCAATAATATCTACTATTGCCGTATTTCTCCCATCGTTACTTATTACTATTATCATAGGTCATCCTTTAGAACGTTTTCGCACTAATCCACAAGTCCAAGCTTTTCTATCAAGCTGTTACTCCTACTGTTGTAGGAATGATAGAGCCTTATTGTTAATATTACCCAAGCAGGCGTTACTTCTAAAATAG
- a CDS encoding chromate transporter, producing the protein MVRLYWFWWWNSCFSSNLCPHSPKRGWLKEAEYWEAAAFGQSLPGSYAVNAVSYIGLRLQGTIGAIIAVVAFLLPSFFMMIGLTLLYRELQSRQITNLVTLFMSMNAAVVGIVLAVSIKLGRNGVKNYTQAIMAVAACLILLLKFLM; encoded by the coding sequence TTGGTTAGGCTGTATTGGTTTTGGTGGTGGAATAGCTGTTTTAGCTCAAATTTATGTCCTCATAGTCCAAAAAGAGGTTGGTTAAAAGAAGCAGAATATTGGGAGGCTGCTGCCTTTGGTCAAAGTCTACCTGGCTCATATGCTGTTAATGCTGTTAGCTATATTGGTTTAAGACTTCAAGGTACAATAGGAGCAATTATAGCTGTTGTAGCTTTTTTACTACCTTCTTTTTTTATGATGATTGGTCTAACGCTTCTTTATCGTGAACTACAATCCAGACAAATAACAAATCTAGTAACCCTTTTTATGTCAATGAATGCTGCTGTTGTAGGCATTGTTTTAGCTGTCAGCATCAAACTTGGACGTAATGGAGTTAAAAATTATACTCAAGCAATAATGGCTGTTGCAGCTTGTCTTATTCTGCTGCTTAAATTCTTAATGTAG
- a CDS encoding chromate transporter, which translates to MGAVTFGGGFVMIPLIEQEVVKNAHWLTHQQFVDGMARTNDP; encoded by the coding sequence ATTGGAGCAGTAACTTTTGGTGGTGGGTTTGTGATGATCCCACTAATTGAGCAGGAAGTAGTTAAAAACGCTCATTGGCTTACACATCAGCAATTTGTTGATGGTATGGCTAGGACAAATGACCCTTAG